The following coding sequences lie in one Phycisphaerae bacterium genomic window:
- a CDS encoding alkaline phosphatase translates to MKGRTYTRRQAIRSGVAASLAAAASSTTRAATYPTTNPARSEVGNIIFMVADGMSAGVPSMTELLSRRARGRGTHWYDLQQHPETTCGYFETHSLNSPVTDSSAASSAWGSGSRIFNGALNKLPDGTNLTPIAMLVKDTRRRVGLVTTTTITHATPAGFAAVEKARSSEDEIAEQYLDRVDVLMGGGLEFFKADRRKDEKDLIDAYRDKGYAYWDHRQQVVDGSHPEKVLGLFESGHLPYAIDRQNQENLAAKLPTLAEMTRAALNSLAPSPNGFLLQIEGGRVDHAAHANDAAALLWEQLAFDDAIGVVRDFLAGHPETLVVITTDHGNANPGLRGMGSGYSDTEKCFDILAGVRGSFDVLQQELKRAARDSGGLRDAIVEVVRSTCGIELARKDADTVVSIVAGKLPYEANKQLANAHGLLGQILGNYTGVGFNGTKHTEDLAPVLALGAGRSQFSGLLRNTDAFVRMTGAFGIEYRNPSMTAARARAYLSQAPEVDPVHWA, encoded by the coding sequence TTGAAGGGACGCACGTATACCCGAAGGCAGGCGATCCGGTCAGGTGTGGCGGCGAGTCTTGCAGCCGCAGCGAGTTCGACCACTCGGGCAGCGACCTACCCGACCACGAACCCAGCCCGTTCCGAGGTCGGCAACATCATCTTCATGGTGGCCGACGGGATGAGTGCCGGTGTGCCGTCCATGACCGAGTTGCTCTCGCGTCGGGCCCGAGGCCGGGGTACGCACTGGTACGATCTGCAGCAGCATCCGGAAACGACGTGCGGGTATTTCGAGACCCACTCGCTCAACTCGCCGGTGACGGACTCGTCTGCGGCCTCGAGTGCCTGGGGCAGCGGCTCGCGGATTTTCAACGGGGCGCTCAACAAGCTGCCCGACGGCACGAATCTCACGCCTATTGCGATGCTAGTCAAGGACACCCGTCGGCGTGTCGGGCTGGTCACGACGACCACGATCACTCACGCGACTCCGGCCGGTTTCGCCGCCGTGGAGAAGGCCCGCAGCAGCGAGGATGAGATTGCCGAACAGTATCTGGACCGGGTCGATGTGCTCATGGGTGGCGGTTTGGAGTTCTTCAAGGCCGACCGCCGCAAGGATGAGAAGGATCTCATCGATGCCTACCGGGACAAGGGCTACGCGTACTGGGATCATCGGCAGCAGGTTGTGGACGGCAGCCACCCGGAGAAGGTACTCGGGTTGTTCGAGTCGGGTCATCTGCCCTATGCCATCGACCGCCAAAATCAGGAGAATCTGGCCGCGAAGCTGCCCACGCTGGCGGAGATGACCCGGGCCGCGCTAAACAGCCTGGCGCCTTCGCCGAACGGTTTCTTGCTGCAGATTGAAGGTGGGCGGGTGGATCATGCGGCGCACGCCAACGACGCTGCGGCGCTCCTATGGGAACAACTCGCGTTTGATGATGCGATCGGGGTGGTTCGCGACTTCCTGGCCGGTCACCCGGAGACGCTGGTGGTCATCACCACCGACCACGGGAACGCCAACCCCGGTCTGCGTGGCATGGGATCCGGTTACTCCGATACGGAGAAGTGCTTCGACATTCTGGCTGGCGTTCGGGGTTCGTTCGACGTTCTGCAGCAGGAGCTCAAGCGGGCCGCCCGCGATTCGGGCGGGTTGCGTGATGCGATCGTCGAGGTGGTTCGATCCACATGCGGCATCGAGCTTGCCCGGAAGGACGCTGACACGGTGGTCTCGATCGTTGCGGGCAAGCTGCCCTACGAGGCCAACAAGCAACTGGCCAATGCCCACGGTCTGCTTGGTCAGATCCTGGGGAACTACACGGGGGTGGGCTTCAACGGGACCAAGCACACCGAGGATCTTGCCCCGGTTCTGGCCTTGGGCGCGGGCCGCTCACAGTTCAGCGGCCTGCTTCGGAACACGGACGCGTTCGTCCGGATGACCGGGGCATTCGGCATCGAGTACCGAAACCCCTCGATGACCGCTGCCAGAGCCCGGGCCTACCTTTCACAAGCGCCGGAGGTGGATCCCGTCCACTGGGCATGA
- the nadC gene encoding carboxylating nicotinate-nucleotide diphosphorylase, with product MSESTQPIVDRAHLAILWHQALQEDGADLDVTTRVAFDRPMAGTAHLNARQPGVFAGRALLDMLADAHPEQLKVNARLADGDRIHPTTPIAVLNGPLPLLLGIERTLLNFLERLCGVATLTRRFVDAVAGTKARIYDTRKTIPGWRLLDKYAVRCGGGFNHRIGLHDAVLIKDNHLTGVAVAGLAAAAGRVVDRCRQLDPRPDFIEFEVDTLGQLDELLKVPGIDVILVDNFSPKQIQEAVRRRNASGPAGRTQLEASGGVNLETVREIAATGVERIAVGAITHSAPALDIGMDITVR from the coding sequence ATGAGCGAAAGCACCCAACCCATCGTGGACCGAGCCCATCTGGCCATCTTGTGGCATCAGGCTCTGCAGGAAGACGGGGCCGATCTCGACGTGACCACGCGGGTGGCGTTCGATCGGCCGATGGCAGGCACGGCTCATCTGAACGCCCGCCAGCCGGGCGTGTTCGCCGGGCGAGCTCTGCTCGACATGCTGGCCGACGCCCATCCGGAGCAGCTCAAGGTCAACGCGCGACTCGCGGACGGGGATCGAATCCACCCGACCACGCCGATTGCCGTGCTCAATGGACCGCTGCCCCTGCTGCTGGGTATCGAGCGGACACTGCTGAACTTCCTCGAACGGCTCTGCGGCGTGGCAACGCTGACGCGGCGGTTCGTGGACGCCGTGGCCGGCACAAAGGCCCGGATCTACGATACACGCAAGACCATTCCCGGCTGGCGGCTGCTGGACAAGTACGCGGTCCGCTGTGGCGGCGGCTTTAATCACCGGATCGGCCTGCACGACGCGGTGCTCATCAAGGACAACCATCTGACGGGTGTGGCCGTGGCCGGCCTGGCCGCCGCCGCCGGGCGGGTGGTCGATCGATGCCGACAGCTGGATCCCCGCCCCGACTTCATCGAGTTCGAAGTGGACACGCTCGGCCAACTCGACGAACTGCTCAAGGTGCCCGGCATCGACGTCATCCTGGTCGACAACTTCAGCCCCAAGCAGATCCAGGAGGCCGTCCGACGACGCAACGCCTCCGGTCCGGCCGGCCGCACGCAGCTCGAGGCCTCGGGGGGAGTCAACCTGGAGACCGTCCGCGAGATCGCCGCCACCGGCGTCGAGCGGATCGCCGTCGGGGCCATCACCCATTCCGCCCCGGCCCTGGATATCGGCATGGACATCACGGTTCGGTAG